Proteins co-encoded in one Pleurodeles waltl isolate 20211129_DDA chromosome 1_2, aPleWal1.hap1.20221129, whole genome shotgun sequence genomic window:
- the HMGB2 gene encoding high mobility group protein B2 translates to MGKGDPNKPRGKMSSYAYFVQTCREEHKKKHPDASVNFAEFSKKCSERWKTMNAKEKGKFEDMAKGDKVRYDREMKSYVPPKGETKGKKKKDPNAPKRPPSAFFLFCSEHRPKIKTDHPGLSIGDTAKKLGEKWAEQTAKDKIPFEQKAAKLKEKYEKDVAAYRAKGKGDAGKKAPGRPAVAAKKKVEPEDDDDDEEEEDEEEEEEDEEEEEDDE, encoded by the exons ATGGGTAAAGGAGATCCCAACAAGCCCAGAGGCAAGATGTCGTCTTATGCCTATTTCGTGCAGACTTGCCGGGAGGAGCACAAGAAGAAACATCCGGATGCATCAGTGAACTTCGCCGAGTTCTCCAAGAAGTGCTCCGAGCGGTGGAAG ACAATGAACGCAAAAGAAAAAGGCAAGTTCGAAGATATGGCAAAGGGAGACAAGGTTCGATATGACCGGGAGATGAAATCGTACGTCCCACCAAAAGGCGAGACCaagggaaagaagaagaaagacccaAACGCACCCAAGAGACCACC GTCTGCATTTTTCCTTTTCTGCTCCGAGCATCGTCCTAAAATCAAGACTGACCATCCTGGCTTGTCAATTGGCGATACGGCGAAAAAATTAGGGGAGAAGTGGGCGGAACAGACTGCGAAAGATAAAATTCCATTTGAACAGAAAGCAGCGAAACTGAAAGAGAAATATGAAAAG GATGTTGCAGCGTACCGTGCAAAGGGAAAAGGTGATGCAGGTAAAAAAGCACCAGGAAGGCCAGCAGTGGCAGCAAAGAAGAAGGTAGAACCAGAAGATGATGATGACGACGAGGAAgaagaggacgaggaggaggaagaagaggatgaggaagaagaggaagatgacgaGTAA